A window of the Nisaea acidiphila genome harbors these coding sequences:
- the dctP gene encoding TRAP transporter substrate-binding protein DctP, protein MKRWILGAVAAAALLAQPVQAVAETTIRVTLQLPEKHSLGQNWLAFKKIVEEKSGGDLQVQLFPSAQLFKDKEVPGAVGSGAIEAGSAFIGRFAGSVPTVDVVAIPFIFDSEAHVRAAVAPDSAMRKELDSAILKETNNRILWWQAYGLNVYLGKDAAIVEPGDLKGKKVRTYGKIQGWTVEALGGAPTLMSGSKQFLAYQQGAVDVGMTGVSGVKSRKLYEVMDHLTLTYDSAIEFVAVMNNDVYEGLSDANKKIVNEAAREVEQQLRDQIFAQQAEAVEEARGKMNVVELTDAQRAAWKKATAGIVDRFVKENGGAGKAAVAAARAAAQ, encoded by the coding sequence ATGAAGCGTTGGATCCTGGGCGCCGTTGCCGCGGCCGCTCTGCTGGCTCAGCCTGTGCAGGCCGTTGCCGAGACCACAATCCGGGTCACCCTGCAGCTCCCGGAGAAGCACTCCCTCGGGCAGAACTGGCTCGCATTCAAGAAGATCGTCGAGGAGAAGTCCGGCGGCGACCTGCAGGTGCAGCTCTTCCCGTCGGCGCAGCTCTTCAAGGACAAGGAAGTGCCGGGCGCCGTCGGCTCCGGTGCGATCGAAGCGGGCTCCGCCTTCATCGGCCGCTTCGCCGGTTCCGTACCGACCGTCGACGTGGTCGCGATCCCCTTCATCTTCGACAGCGAGGCCCATGTCCGCGCCGCGGTCGCGCCGGACAGCGCGATGCGCAAGGAGCTCGACAGCGCCATCCTGAAGGAAACCAACAACCGGATCCTCTGGTGGCAGGCCTACGGGCTCAACGTCTATCTCGGCAAGGACGCGGCGATCGTCGAGCCGGGCGACCTCAAGGGCAAGAAGGTCCGGACCTACGGCAAGATCCAGGGCTGGACCGTCGAGGCTCTCGGCGGCGCACCGACCCTGATGTCCGGCTCCAAGCAGTTCCTCGCCTACCAGCAGGGCGCGGTCGATGTCGGCATGACCGGCGTCTCCGGCGTGAAGTCCCGCAAGCTCTACGAGGTGATGGATCACCTGACGCTGACCTATGACAGCGCCATCGAGTTCGTCGCGGTGATGAACAATGACGTCTACGAGGGTCTCTCGGACGCCAACAAGAAGATCGTCAACGAGGCCGCCCGCGAGGTCGAGCAGCAGCTGCGCGACCAGATCTTCGCCCAGCAGGCCGAAGCCGTCGAGGAAGCCCGCGGCAAGATGAACGTGGTCGAGCTGACCGACGCCCAGCGCGCCGCCTGGAAGAAGGCGACCGCCGGCATCGTCGACCGTTTCGTCAAGGAAAACGGCGGCGCAGGAAAGGCCGCCGTCGCCGCGGCCCGGGCCGCGGCGCAGTAA
- a CDS encoding saccharopine dehydrogenase family protein — protein sequence MSTRVLVLGGYGTFGSFICRNLSEDEGLTVIVAGRSLEKARDLAESLPAAEAEQIDVTEPLGPVLARIRPDIVIHTSGPFQGQSYAVAEACIEAGCHYIDLADGRDFVTGIGRLDGVAKAKGVTVVSGASSVPCLTSTIADHYRSRFSCLTRLDYAIATAQRTGRGLATTTAILGYVGRPFTTLIDGSRRTVHGWQGLTARRYGDLGTRLLGYCDIPDLELFPERYPDLRTIRFRAGLEVPFSHLGLWGLSWLVRFGLVRSLVPLAPLLLKASNLFDRFGSDASAFHMTMSGTDEAGAETSLTLELVARSGDGPNIPCIPSILLARKLAVKSLGASGAMPCVGLIALEEYLAALAPLDISWKETEQRPA from the coding sequence GTGAGTACGCGCGTTCTTGTTCTCGGCGGTTACGGGACCTTCGGCAGTTTCATCTGCCGCAACCTCTCCGAAGATGAGGGGCTGACCGTAATCGTCGCCGGCCGGTCGCTCGAAAAGGCTCGGGACCTGGCCGAAAGCCTACCCGCCGCCGAAGCGGAACAGATCGATGTGACGGAACCTCTCGGCCCGGTGCTGGCGCGGATCCGGCCGGATATCGTTATCCACACCTCGGGGCCATTTCAGGGGCAGAGTTATGCGGTGGCCGAAGCCTGTATCGAGGCCGGTTGTCACTACATTGACCTCGCCGACGGCCGCGATTTCGTTACCGGGATCGGCAGGTTGGACGGGGTGGCGAAAGCGAAGGGTGTCACCGTCGTCAGCGGGGCGAGTTCGGTTCCCTGCCTGACCTCCACCATTGCCGACCATTACCGGTCCCGGTTTTCCTGCCTCACCAGATTGGACTACGCGATCGCGACGGCGCAGCGCACCGGGCGCGGTCTGGCGACGACGACTGCGATCCTCGGTTATGTCGGGCGCCCCTTCACCACGCTGATCGACGGGTCCCGGCGGACTGTCCATGGCTGGCAGGGACTGACGGCCCGCCGTTATGGCGATCTCGGGACCCGGCTTCTCGGCTATTGCGACATCCCCGATCTTGAGCTCTTTCCGGAACGCTATCCGGACCTTCGGACGATACGGTTCCGCGCCGGGCTCGAAGTGCCGTTTTCCCATCTCGGGCTCTGGGGACTTTCCTGGCTGGTGCGGTTCGGACTCGTCCGCAGCCTGGTCCCGCTCGCGCCCTTGTTGCTCAAAGCTTCGAACCTGTTCGACCGTTTCGGTTCCGACGCCTCCGCCTTCCATATGACGATGAGCGGCACCGATGAGGCGGGCGCAGAAACCTCGCTCACCTTGGAGTTGGTCGCCCGCTCCGGCGATGGCCCGAACATACCCTGTATTCCGTCGATCCTGCTGGCGCGGAAATTGGCGGTGAAATCGCTTGGAGCTTCGGGCGCGATGCCATGCGTCGGTCTGATCGCTCTCGAGGAGTATCTCGCCGCGCTGGCGCCTCTCGATATCTCGTGGAAGGAGACGGAGCAGAGGCCGGCCTGA
- a CDS encoding TRAP transporter large permease, producing the protein MEAFLILAALVALLLLRTPVAFALGGLGVILLALKGLPMVAVPQRLHGSMDSFELLAVPMFLLMSNVLLKGGVGRDLYAAVQSWVGHWPGGLGVATILSCTLFSAISGSSVATAATIGTVAIPEMMNRGYDRRFVFGMLAAGGTLGILIPPSIPLIIYGVVSETSIPTLFLAGIGPGLFLAGIFTLYGMAYARLSGHYQPVAAAPWRERGQATLGALPTILLATAVVGSIYLGIATPSESAGLGFVAALMITFAMGRMDWPMLKEAVEASLKTSVMVLIIIAGAKVFSYAIALYLIPQTISSLLTESISTPALFMLAVGAVLLVMGFFLESLSMLLIMVPVMLPAVLNMNIDPVWFGIFFVVLIETALITPPVGMNLFVIQAVGKARLEDVARGAIPFAGFMLATAALLWFWKDLALYIPYQLMR; encoded by the coding sequence ATGGAAGCCTTCCTGATCCTCGCGGCACTGGTCGCGCTGCTGCTGCTGCGCACCCCGGTCGCCTTCGCGCTTGGCGGGCTCGGCGTCATCCTGCTCGCCCTGAAGGGCCTGCCGATGGTCGCGGTGCCGCAGCGCCTGCACGGCTCGATGGACAGTTTCGAGCTGCTTGCCGTGCCGATGTTCCTGCTGATGTCCAACGTGCTTCTGAAAGGCGGTGTCGGCCGCGATCTCTATGCCGCGGTGCAGAGCTGGGTCGGACACTGGCCCGGCGGGCTCGGGGTGGCGACGATCCTCTCCTGCACCCTCTTCTCGGCAATCTCCGGCTCCTCCGTCGCCACCGCTGCCACCATCGGGACCGTCGCAATCCCGGAGATGATGAACCGCGGTTACGACCGGCGCTTCGTCTTCGGCATGCTCGCCGCCGGCGGCACGCTCGGGATCCTGATCCCGCCCTCGATCCCGTTGATCATCTACGGCGTGGTTTCCGAGACCTCGATCCCGACCCTGTTCCTCGCCGGCATCGGCCCGGGCCTGTTTCTCGCCGGGATCTTCACGCTCTACGGCATGGCCTATGCCCGCCTCTCCGGCCACTATCAGCCGGTTGCGGCCGCGCCATGGCGGGAGCGCGGACAGGCCACGCTCGGAGCGCTGCCAACGATCCTGCTGGCAACCGCGGTCGTCGGCTCGATCTATCTCGGCATCGCGACGCCCTCGGAAAGCGCCGGGCTCGGCTTCGTCGCCGCGCTCATGATCACCTTCGCCATGGGGCGGATGGACTGGCCGATGCTGAAGGAGGCGGTCGAGGCCTCGCTGAAGACTTCCGTCATGGTGCTGATCATCATCGCCGGCGCAAAGGTCTTCTCCTACGCCATCGCGCTTTACCTGATCCCCCAGACCATCTCCTCGCTGCTGACGGAGAGCATTTCCACGCCCGCGCTCTTCATGCTCGCGGTCGGCGCGGTGCTGCTGGTCATGGGCTTCTTCCTCGAGAGCCTTTCGATGCTGCTGATCATGGTTCCCGTGATGCTGCCGGCCGTGCTCAACATGAATATCGACCCGGTCTGGTTCGGCATCTTCTTCGTGGTGCTGATCGAAACCGCGCTGATCACGCCGCCGGTCGGCATGAACCTCTTCGTGATCCAGGCGGTCGGCAAAGCACGGCTGGAGGATGTCGCCCGCGGCGCCATTCCCTTTGCCGGTTTCATGCTGGCAACGGCGGCGCTGCTTTGGTTCTGGAAGGACCTCGCGCTCTATATTCCCTACCAGCTGATGCGCTGA
- a CDS encoding PAS domain-containing protein, which translates to MFMVAILVCCTNIALLAVLVAVASGDGPVSGGMLIVPVCLAAGAVVGTIGLAIRTRQAERELRRRVEAALDAERARATRLEEILREAIMAMPAAFAVFDESDRLVLCNEEYVKYTSTFRGDPDRAVGVSFRQIFSEVVGSGMVAGVGPDERERFIEDRMRIHEEATGTAHEQFLGDSVCVTYETRIPQGGIILLRQDVTEQRRLERRHQEAEDLLRNLFDNFTHGIMIRDRETRLVRANQVALEQIGMTEEEVVGCSTAEMFEMMGIEDFTGDVTAQELRLMAQRQRDDALISRAGPDGTPAHLLISRFPIVDRDDVVQGLGVLRYDVSDLIEAQRALEIAKASLEKTVLERTEELRVSERRFRILAHASADWFWECDADLRFTYLSENFPNPVDLPAADLIGMSLQEYHEKVGDSEEASRDLLSAYANREQIRDYEIARKVTGAPGHYRLNAIPLWKNGVFEGYVGATTDISELYEARKSLIESERLASLGAMVAGIAHEVNTPIGICVTASTTVSSSASSLIDGLATGNLKRSAFEAALSRITEGMKLVDANLARAAKLISSFKSIAVDQTSEEERVFNLIEYLQDIVDSLSPQLRHEDVTVSIDGPDDLVLRSYPGAIAQILTNLIMNSVIHGFSDRDHGAISITIARSGRLLEFTYADDGQGMSGEVVKQVFDPFFTTKRGQGGSGLGMHILFNLVTQVLKGTVRCESTPGHGVTVTIRFPMIEAGG; encoded by the coding sequence ATGTTCATGGTCGCAATCCTCGTTTGCTGCACGAATATTGCTTTGCTCGCTGTGCTCGTAGCGGTGGCGAGCGGCGATGGGCCGGTTTCCGGTGGGATGCTGATCGTTCCGGTCTGCCTCGCGGCGGGCGCCGTCGTCGGCACGATCGGGTTGGCAATTCGAACGCGACAGGCTGAACGTGAGCTGAGACGGCGTGTGGAGGCGGCACTGGATGCCGAGCGTGCGCGAGCGACTCGTCTGGAAGAAATTCTTCGTGAGGCGATCATGGCAATGCCGGCCGCCTTCGCTGTTTTCGACGAGTCGGACAGGCTGGTTCTCTGCAACGAGGAATACGTCAAGTACACGTCGACATTCCGAGGGGACCCGGACCGGGCTGTCGGGGTCAGTTTCCGGCAGATTTTCTCGGAGGTGGTCGGAAGCGGGATGGTTGCGGGTGTCGGACCGGACGAACGCGAGCGCTTCATAGAGGATCGCATGAGGATCCACGAGGAAGCCACCGGAACTGCGCACGAGCAGTTCCTGGGGGATAGCGTCTGCGTAACCTACGAGACCAGGATACCGCAGGGCGGCATCATTCTTCTGCGGCAGGATGTGACGGAGCAGCGCCGATTGGAACGGCGGCATCAGGAAGCCGAAGATCTGCTGCGCAACCTGTTCGACAATTTCACTCATGGGATCATGATACGCGACCGGGAGACCCGGCTTGTCCGGGCCAATCAGGTGGCGCTTGAGCAGATCGGCATGACCGAAGAAGAGGTGGTCGGGTGCAGCACGGCCGAGATGTTCGAGATGATGGGCATCGAGGATTTTACCGGCGATGTAACGGCGCAGGAGCTTCGCCTCATGGCGCAGCGCCAGCGAGATGACGCCTTGATTTCCCGCGCCGGCCCTGATGGGACGCCGGCGCACTTGCTTATCTCGCGCTTTCCGATCGTCGACCGCGATGACGTCGTTCAGGGCCTTGGAGTGCTGCGATACGACGTATCGGACCTGATAGAGGCGCAACGCGCTCTGGAGATCGCGAAAGCGAGCCTTGAGAAGACCGTACTTGAGCGGACCGAAGAATTGCGGGTAAGCGAGCGCCGTTTCCGTATTCTTGCCCATGCTTCTGCGGACTGGTTCTGGGAGTGCGACGCGGATTTGCGCTTCACCTATCTGTCGGAGAATTTCCCCAATCCCGTCGATCTCCCGGCAGCGGATCTGATTGGCATGTCGCTGCAGGAATATCACGAAAAGGTCGGCGATTCCGAAGAGGCGAGCCGGGATTTGTTGAGCGCTTACGCCAATCGCGAACAGATCCGGGACTATGAAATCGCGCGCAAAGTCACAGGGGCCCCGGGGCATTACCGCCTGAACGCCATCCCGTTATGGAAGAACGGAGTTTTCGAGGGGTATGTCGGTGCGACGACCGACATCTCGGAACTTTACGAGGCCCGGAAGAGCCTGATCGAGTCGGAACGGCTTGCATCTTTGGGAGCCATGGTCGCCGGGATCGCACATGAGGTGAATACGCCGATCGGCATCTGCGTCACAGCAAGCACCACCGTCTCGAGCTCGGCGAGTTCGCTGATCGATGGTCTCGCGACGGGAAATCTGAAGAGGAGCGCGTTCGAAGCCGCGCTCTCGAGGATCACCGAGGGAATGAAACTCGTCGATGCAAATCTTGCCCGCGCCGCGAAGCTGATCTCCAGCTTCAAGAGCATTGCGGTGGATCAGACCAGCGAGGAGGAACGGGTCTTCAATCTGATCGAGTACCTTCAGGACATCGTCGACAGTCTTAGCCCACAGCTTCGGCATGAGGATGTTACCGTCTCGATCGACGGGCCGGACGACCTTGTCCTCCGAAGTTATCCCGGCGCGATAGCCCAGATTCTGACCAATCTCATAATGAACTCGGTCATTCACGGGTTTTCGGACCGCGACCATGGCGCCATTTCCATCACGATTGCACGGTCCGGTCGCTTGCTGGAGTTTACTTATGCGGACGACGGTCAGGGCATGTCGGGTGAGGTCGTGAAGCAGGTGTTCGATCCGTTTTTCACGACGAAACGCGGCCAGGGCGGCAGCGGACTCGGAATGCATATCCTGTTCAATCTTGTGACACAGGTCCTCAAGGGAACGGTCCGGTGCGAGAGTACGCCCGGACACGGCGTCACTGTTACGATCCGGTTCCCGATGATCGAAGCGGGCGGATGA
- a CDS encoding DUF4166 domain-containing protein produces the protein MGDKWSNLHPDIQKRFEKNPEPGAPLRYRGILDELSCSFAGKLLGFLTRPLIRGALIPHSATNVPVDIQVYAEPGDPAIYKHRIYHLPGRELVEFTSFMRRSTRGEVLEYVGFGLGMKLLVFEKEGNLHFQSDGYFWDLGFVRIPVPGLLSPGKTYLMHINEGAGRFRIRIDIDHVLLGPMFVQAGVFEEIQE, from the coding sequence ATGGGGGACAAGTGGTCGAACCTCCACCCGGATATCCAGAAGCGTTTCGAGAAGAATCCCGAACCGGGAGCACCGCTTCGTTATCGCGGCATTCTCGATGAACTCTCCTGCTCGTTCGCTGGAAAGCTGCTCGGCTTCCTGACGAGGCCATTGATCAGGGGCGCGCTGATCCCCCATAGCGCCACGAACGTGCCGGTCGACATCCAAGTTTATGCGGAGCCCGGCGACCCCGCGATCTATAAACACCGCATCTATCACCTTCCGGGCAGAGAGCTGGTCGAGTTCACCTCCTTCATGCGCAGGAGCACGCGGGGGGAGGTCCTGGAATATGTCGGTTTCGGCCTCGGCATGAAGCTGCTCGTCTTCGAGAAGGAAGGGAACCTGCATTTCCAGAGCGACGGCTATTTCTGGGATCTTGGTTTCGTGCGCATTCCGGTGCCGGGACTGCTTTCCCCCGGCAAAACCTATCTCATGCATATCAACGAGGGCGCGGGGCGCTTCCGCATCCGCATCGATATTGATCATGTCCTCCTCGGTCCGATGTTCGTGCAGGCGGGCGTCTTCGAGGAGATACAGGAGTGA
- a CDS encoding amino acid ABC transporter substrate-binding protein has product MRFFRLGVVTPLLALLAIAGTASRADAGAVLDKIMMAKTISLGVRTDAPPFAVKEGSTLKGFSVDLCGLIANVVVDALGVAELKGRVVQVDASNRFEKLASGDIDVLCGATTITLARREKVAFSIPTFITGVGVAVRKDAPDLLKEVLLTNSPANASRTVVASALQGRTFAVREGTTSEAWLSRSPIAGIEGVKIETVASHDEGMGRLSAGTVDAYFADRAILAGLIRKRELGQFEFSQKSYTLEPYALAIRRGDEDFRLLIDRALSKLYRSGQIFDVFEAHFGKPSQEVRFFYGAVSQPD; this is encoded by the coding sequence ATGAGATTCTTTCGCCTTGGCGTGGTTACGCCGCTTCTTGCTCTGCTGGCAATTGCCGGTACGGCGTCCCGTGCCGACGCGGGTGCTGTCCTCGACAAGATCATGATGGCGAAGACCATCTCGCTCGGTGTGCGTACCGATGCGCCGCCCTTCGCGGTCAAGGAGGGCTCGACCCTGAAGGGATTCAGCGTCGATCTTTGCGGTCTGATCGCCAACGTCGTGGTAGATGCGCTGGGCGTGGCCGAACTGAAGGGCCGGGTGGTTCAGGTCGATGCCTCGAACCGGTTCGAGAAACTCGCATCGGGGGATATCGACGTCCTTTGCGGCGCGACGACGATAACCCTGGCGCGACGGGAGAAAGTGGCATTCTCGATCCCGACCTTTATCACCGGTGTCGGCGTGGCCGTGCGGAAGGATGCCCCGGACCTGCTGAAGGAAGTCTTGCTGACAAACAGCCCGGCGAACGCCTCGCGGACCGTCGTTGCGAGTGCGTTGCAGGGCCGGACATTCGCCGTCCGAGAGGGAACGACGTCGGAGGCATGGCTGAGCCGCAGCCCGATCGCCGGCATCGAGGGGGTGAAAATCGAGACGGTCGCCAGCCATGACGAAGGCATGGGGCGGCTGTCGGCCGGTACCGTCGATGCCTATTTCGCCGACCGCGCAATCCTCGCCGGACTGATCCGCAAGCGGGAACTGGGCCAGTTCGAGTTTTCCCAGAAGAGTTACACGCTGGAGCCCTACGCGCTGGCGATCCGGCGCGGCGACGAGGATTTCCGCCTGCTGATCGACCGGGCGCTCAGCAAGCTTTACCGCTCGGGCCAGATCTTCGACGTGTTCGAGGCGCATTTCGGCAAGCCGAGCCAGGAAGTCCGGTTCTTCTACGGCGCGGTTTCGCAGCCCGACTGA
- a CDS encoding TRAP transporter small permease has protein sequence MILKCIDAISEFTGKLCAWCLVAVGFFITFEIVMRYVFNAPTIWVDEVSRILQVWVVYLAAAYVLKHREMVTIELILRNPRSLWRKLAESLAILVMFLFAGAAIYFGFALWLHDTLAGHTTDTYLAPPKWFTHAPVWVGNALLVLQGLAQLVRVWTEELPEDDILEGAH, from the coding sequence ATGATCCTGAAGTGCATCGACGCGATATCCGAGTTCACCGGCAAGCTCTGCGCCTGGTGCCTCGTCGCCGTCGGCTTCTTCATCACCTTCGAGATCGTCATGCGCTACGTCTTCAACGCGCCGACGATCTGGGTCGACGAGGTCAGCCGCATCCTGCAGGTCTGGGTGGTCTATCTCGCCGCCGCCTACGTGCTGAAACACCGGGAGATGGTGACCATCGAGCTGATCCTGCGCAATCCGCGCAGCCTCTGGCGCAAGCTCGCCGAAAGCCTCGCCATCCTGGTCATGTTCCTGTTCGCCGGCGCGGCGATCTATTTCGGCTTCGCGCTCTGGCTGCACGACACGCTCGCGGGACACACCACCGACACCTACCTCGCCCCGCCGAAATGGTTCACCCATGCCCCGGTCTGGGTCGGCAATGCGCTGCTGGTGCTGCAGGGCCTGGCCCAGCTCGTGCGGGTCTGGACCGAGGAACTGCCGGAGGACGACATCCTGGAAGGCGCGCACTGA
- a CDS encoding PAS domain-containing protein: protein MTARVEAGLEKIFPEAAPPLLADFARYWLCKFHERGLPRWRDMDPVDFPWALSRIFILSRVESGRFAYHLVGEDLDRMLGGHLKGKTADQVFEPGYAEYTERRWERAAAERLVCYNGSFHLTVDNVPRIARRVLFPLSEDGELVDRLIGVVHFDRRGPDRKEQFGPSYSFLYWTEVSELI, encoded by the coding sequence TTGACTGCCCGGGTCGAAGCAGGGCTGGAAAAGATTTTTCCGGAGGCTGCGCCGCCGCTTTTGGCCGATTTCGCACGCTACTGGCTTTGCAAGTTTCACGAGCGCGGTTTGCCTCGCTGGCGGGACATGGATCCGGTCGATTTTCCGTGGGCGCTGTCTCGTATTTTCATACTTTCCCGAGTGGAATCCGGCCGGTTTGCCTATCATCTGGTCGGTGAGGATCTGGACCGCATGCTCGGAGGACATCTCAAAGGCAAGACTGCGGACCAGGTCTTCGAGCCGGGTTACGCGGAGTATACAGAGCGGCGTTGGGAGCGTGCCGCGGCGGAAAGGCTCGTCTGCTATAACGGTTCCTTTCATCTGACCGTCGACAATGTTCCACGCATCGCAAGGCGGGTCCTGTTTCCGCTGTCGGAGGACGGCGAGCTCGTCGACCGGCTGATCGGCGTCGTGCATTTCGATCGCCGGGGACCGGATCGGAAGGAACAATTCGGTCCGTCATACAGTTTCCTCTATTGGACGGAGGTGTCCGAGCTCATTTGA
- a CDS encoding DUF4166 domain-containing protein encodes MNGEPISAGVSVVYDGACPLCRSVAQAMALRTEHGTLALVDARTMQAHRLCRTAEEQGLDLDKGMLIEADGRLYYGAEATLFLARYGDPGQVLTKLARLLHRSRKASEMAYAILRGARKALLFLRDVDGLGKPSDASRPIFASVFGDDWERLPPVIRRHYPNRPFSDDATRVEGALDVVSAGPVRLLAPLLSALGQIPARNDHGVPVSVTFRSDPGSAAFVFDRRFRFDDGDYHFRSRMLHLGGGEVVEVMRYGFFWRCRYAWRNGKVILAHRCYGIRLFGCHVPLPLGLLLGRNEAEEVPVDTDSFEMMTQITHPLWGRVYEYRGRFSFVEDG; translated from the coding sequence ATGAACGGTGAGCCGATATCCGCCGGCGTTTCGGTGGTCTATGACGGCGCATGTCCGCTATGCCGGTCAGTCGCTCAGGCGATGGCGCTCAGAACGGAGCACGGCACGCTTGCGCTTGTTGACGCAAGGACGATGCAGGCGCACCGGCTTTGCCGAACAGCGGAAGAGCAAGGCCTCGATCTTGACAAGGGGATGCTGATCGAGGCGGACGGGCGTCTCTATTACGGAGCCGAAGCGACGCTCTTTCTCGCGCGCTACGGCGATCCCGGCCAGGTGCTGACGAAGCTTGCCCGATTGCTGCACCGCTCCCGCAAGGCCTCGGAGATGGCCTATGCCATCCTGCGCGGCGCTCGAAAAGCCCTGCTGTTTTTGCGGGACGTTGACGGGTTGGGAAAGCCCAGCGATGCCAGTCGGCCGATCTTCGCTTCGGTTTTCGGTGACGACTGGGAGCGCCTTCCTCCGGTCATCCGAAGGCATTATCCGAACCGCCCGTTTTCCGATGATGCCACCCGGGTCGAAGGTGCGCTCGACGTCGTCAGTGCCGGTCCGGTTCGTTTGCTGGCGCCGCTGCTTTCCGCTCTCGGGCAGATACCGGCCCGCAATGATCACGGTGTGCCGGTGTCGGTGACATTCAGAAGCGATCCCGGCAGCGCGGCCTTCGTCTTCGACCGACGGTTCCGCTTCGACGACGGCGACTATCATTTCCGCTCGCGCATGCTCCATCTCGGCGGCGGTGAGGTCGTGGAAGTCATGCGTTACGGGTTTTTCTGGCGCTGCCGCTACGCCTGGCGCAACGGAAAGGTGATCCTTGCCCACCGCTGCTACGGGATCCGGCTCTTCGGGTGCCACGTTCCGCTGCCGCTCGGCCTGCTGCTGGGGCGGAACGAGGCCGAGGAGGTTCCTGTGGATACGGACAGTTTCGAAATGATGACGCAGATCACCCATCCGCTCTGGGGCCGGGTCTATGAATATCGTGGCCGCTTCAGTTTCGTGGAGGATGGGTAA
- a CDS encoding extracellular solute-binding protein → MRTSLLALTTAATLALGSQAFAAGELNIYNWGNYTNPKLIEKFEKTYDVKVTLTDYDSNTTALTKIEAGGHGFDIVVPTGNYVPIYVEKGLLLESRPDQMENFKNLSEQWKDVPWDPKRHYTVPWQWGTTGVAVDTSVYGGDINTSAIFLDPPAELVGKVNVVPEMNDIINMTLFYVGGEPCTTDKTVLKKVRDTLVAAKPKWLSMDYGTTDKLSSGEYKATVNWNGSTFRARLNNPKVAYGYPKEGYPLWMDAVAILKDAKNVENAKLFQNFIMEPENAALISAFARYANGVEGSAEFLPEEMKTAPEIVTPKELQAAGKFLPTCPPASRDLYTAIWTELQK, encoded by the coding sequence ATGCGCACGTCCTTGCTTGCACTGACCACCGCCGCGACGCTGGCCCTCGGCTCGCAGGCCTTCGCCGCCGGCGAACTGAACATCTACAACTGGGGCAACTACACCAACCCCAAGCTGATCGAGAAATTCGAAAAGACCTACGACGTCAAAGTCACGCTGACCGACTATGACTCGAACACCACCGCGCTGACCAAGATCGAGGCCGGCGGCCACGGCTTCGACATCGTGGTGCCGACCGGCAACTACGTGCCGATCTATGTCGAGAAGGGCCTCCTGCTCGAGAGCCGTCCGGACCAGATGGAGAACTTCAAGAACCTCTCCGAACAGTGGAAAGACGTTCCCTGGGATCCGAAGCGGCACTACACCGTTCCGTGGCAGTGGGGCACCACCGGAGTCGCGGTCGACACCTCCGTCTATGGCGGCGATATCAATACCTCCGCCATTTTCCTCGACCCGCCGGCGGAACTGGTCGGCAAGGTGAACGTCGTTCCGGAAATGAACGACATCATCAACATGACCCTCTTTTATGTCGGCGGCGAGCCCTGCACGACCGACAAGACGGTGCTGAAGAAGGTGCGCGACACGCTCGTCGCGGCGAAGCCGAAATGGCTCTCGATGGATTACGGCACCACCGACAAGCTCTCCAGCGGCGAGTACAAGGCGACCGTGAACTGGAACGGCTCGACCTTCCGCGCCCGCCTGAACAACCCGAAGGTCGCCTACGGCTATCCGAAGGAAGGCTACCCGCTCTGGATGGACGCGGTCGCGATCCTGAAGGACGCCAAGAACGTTGAGAACGCCAAGCTGTTCCAGAACTTCATCATGGAGCCGGAGAACGCCGCGCTGATCTCCGCCTTTGCGCGCTACGCCAACGGCGTCGAGGGCTCGGCGGAATTCCTGCCGGAAGAGATGAAGACCGCGCCGGAAATCGTGACGCCGAAGGAACTGCAGGCCGCCGGCAAGTTCCTGCCGACCTGCCCGCCGGCCTCGCGCGATCTCTACACCGCGATCTGGACCGAGCTGCAGAAGTAA